One genomic region from Pseudoduganella dura encodes:
- the mreD gene encoding rod shape-determining protein MreD codes for MNRPQYILLPVSPIFIAISLIAAFLLNLMPWGQFIAAPDFVALVLVFWGVHQPRRVGIGTAFCLGLLMDVHDATLLGENALAYTLLSYCAIMMHRRVLWFRISVQAMHVLPLLLLAQAVQLLVRFLVSGKFPGWFYFVESFVSALLWPLITMLLLAPQRRAVDKDHTRPI; via the coding sequence ATGAACCGTCCGCAGTACATCCTGCTGCCCGTCAGCCCGATCTTCATCGCGATCAGCCTGATCGCGGCATTCCTGCTCAACCTGATGCCATGGGGCCAGTTCATTGCCGCGCCGGATTTCGTGGCGCTGGTGCTGGTGTTCTGGGGCGTGCACCAGCCGCGCCGGGTCGGCATCGGCACCGCGTTCTGCCTCGGCCTGCTGATGGACGTGCACGATGCCACGCTGCTGGGCGAGAACGCGCTGGCCTACACCCTGCTGTCCTATTGCGCGATCATGATGCACCGGCGCGTGCTGTGGTTCCGCATCAGTGTACAGGCGATGCACGTGCTGCCGCTGCTGCTGCTGGCGCAGGCCGTGCAGTTGCTGGTGCGCTTCCTGGTATCGGGCAAGTTCCCCGGCTGGTTCTATTTCGTCGAAAGCTTCGTGTCGGCGCTGCTGTGGCCGCTGATCACGATGCTGCTGCTGGCACCGCAGCGGCGCGCGGTCGACAAAGACCATACCCGTCCGATCTGA
- the mreC gene encoding rod shape-determining protein MreC produces the protein MMICACISIALLLFDSRVGALTVVRQVVGTVLYPLQVVAMLPRDALAGVGTYFSTLSGLEKQVRELKTQQIAMAQTLQQAQLAQAENAQLRKLLEAQEKVPGKTMLAEILYDARDVFTRKVILNRGTQQGVTAGLPVIDNQGVVGQVTRVFPFTSEVTLLTDKEQAIPVQVLRNGLRSVAYGRGQSGNLDLRFMAPNADVVVGDILITSGIDGVYPAGLAVARVTQVENSANGMFGRVVCQPLAGIERNTQLLVLMSPPEIPPRPVEEDTSKPVKKKKAADTAAVPAPTAAAAAVAPANAPALPAPATVPGLRPAAPPQPLAAAPTTTPAAAQAPARTAAPAPSTPPAAAPAANPPRTTAPAAAGSNIPAAARETR, from the coding sequence ATGATGATTTGCGCGTGCATTTCGATCGCGTTGCTGCTGTTCGACTCACGCGTGGGCGCGCTGACCGTGGTGCGCCAGGTCGTCGGCACCGTGCTGTACCCGCTGCAGGTGGTGGCCATGCTGCCGCGCGATGCGCTGGCGGGCGTGGGCACCTATTTCTCCACGCTGTCCGGGCTGGAAAAACAGGTGCGCGAACTCAAGACCCAGCAGATCGCCATGGCGCAGACGCTGCAGCAGGCGCAGCTCGCGCAGGCCGAGAACGCGCAGCTGCGCAAGCTGCTCGAAGCGCAGGAAAAAGTGCCGGGCAAGACGATGCTGGCCGAGATCCTGTACGACGCGCGCGATGTCTTCACCCGCAAGGTGATCCTGAACCGCGGCACGCAACAAGGCGTGACGGCCGGGCTGCCGGTGATCGACAACCAGGGCGTGGTCGGCCAGGTCACGCGCGTGTTTCCGTTCACCTCCGAAGTCACGCTGCTGACCGACAAGGAGCAGGCGATTCCCGTGCAGGTGCTCCGCAACGGCCTGCGCAGCGTGGCTTACGGCCGCGGCCAGTCGGGCAACCTCGACCTGCGCTTCATGGCACCGAACGCCGACGTGGTCGTCGGCGACATCCTGATCACTTCCGGTATCGATGGCGTCTACCCGGCCGGACTGGCGGTGGCGCGCGTCACGCAGGTGGAAAACAGCGCGAACGGCATGTTCGGGCGCGTGGTGTGCCAGCCGCTGGCTGGCATCGAGCGCAATACGCAACTGCTGGTCCTGATGTCGCCGCCGGAAATTCCGCCGCGGCCGGTGGAAGAAGATACGTCCAAGCCCGTGAAGAAGAAAAAGGCGGCCGATACCGCCGCGGTGCCGGCGCCGACGGCGGCGGCAGCGGCCGTGGCGCCGGCGAATGCGCCGGCATTGCCGGCCCCGGCCACGGTGCCCGGCCTGCGCCCGGCAGCCCCGCCGCAGCCCCTGGCCGCTGCTCCGACTACTACTCCAGCCGCCGCACAGGCGCCGGCGCGCACGGCCGCGCCGGCACCGTCCACGCCGCCCGCCGCCGCGCCGGCCGCCAACCCGCCGCGAACAACCGCGCCGGCCGCCGCCGGCTCCAATATCCCGGCCGCAGCGAGGGAAACCCGATGA
- a CDS encoding rod shape-determining protein yields the protein MFGFLRRYISSDLAIDLGTANTLIYVRGSGIVLDEPSVVAIRQEGGPNGKKTIQAVGKEAKQMLGKVPGNIEAIRPMKDGVIADFTVTEQMLKQFIRMVHDSKFFRPSPRIIICVPCGSTQVERRAIRESALGAGASQVYLIEEPMAAAIGAGLPVSDATGSMVVDIGGGTTEVGIISLGGMVYKGSVRVGGDKFDEAIVNYIRRNYGMLIGEQTAEAIKKAIGSAFPGSEVKEMEVKGRNLSEGIPRSFTISSNEILEALTDPLNNIVSAVKNALEQTPPELGADIAEKGMMLTGGGALLRDLDRLLMEETGLPVLVAEDPLTCVVRGSGMALERMDQLGSIFSYE from the coding sequence ATGTTTGGTTTTTTACGCAGGTACATCTCGTCCGATCTGGCCATTGACCTCGGCACGGCAAATACCCTTATTTACGTCCGCGGTTCCGGCATCGTGCTCGATGAACCCTCGGTGGTTGCGATCCGCCAGGAAGGCGGCCCGAATGGCAAGAAAACGATCCAGGCGGTAGGCAAGGAAGCCAAGCAGATGCTGGGCAAGGTGCCCGGCAACATCGAGGCGATCCGCCCGATGAAGGATGGCGTGATCGCCGACTTCACCGTGACCGAGCAGATGCTCAAGCAGTTCATCCGCATGGTGCACGACTCGAAGTTCTTCCGTCCCTCCCCGCGCATCATCATCTGCGTACCGTGCGGTTCCACCCAAGTGGAACGCCGCGCGATCCGCGAATCGGCGCTGGGCGCCGGCGCTTCGCAGGTCTACCTGATCGAAGAGCCGATGGCCGCCGCGATCGGCGCCGGCCTGCCGGTCTCCGATGCCACCGGCTCGATGGTCGTCGACATCGGCGGCGGCACCACCGAGGTGGGTATCATCTCGCTGGGCGGCATGGTCTACAAGGGTTCGGTACGCGTGGGCGGCGACAAGTTCGACGAGGCGATCGTCAACTACATCCGCCGCAACTACGGCATGCTGATCGGCGAACAGACGGCCGAGGCGATCAAGAAGGCGATCGGCTCCGCGTTCCCCGGCTCCGAAGTGAAGGAAATGGAAGTCAAGGGCCGCAACCTGTCCGAAGGCATTCCCCGTTCGTTCACGATCTCGTCGAACGAGATCCTGGAAGCGCTGACAGATCCGCTGAACAATATCGTGTCGGCGGTGAAGAACGCGCTGGAGCAGACACCGCCGGAACTGGGCGCGGACATCGCCGAGAAAGGCATGATGCTCACCGGCGGCGGCGCGCTGCTGCGCGACCTGGATCGCCTGCTGATGGAAGAGACCGGGCTGCCGGTGCTGGTGGCCGAAGACCCGCTGACCTGCGTGGTGCGCGGTTCCGGCATGGCGCTCGAGCGCATGGACCAGCTGGGATCGATCTTCTCATACGAGTGA
- the gatC gene encoding Asp-tRNA(Asn)/Glu-tRNA(Gln) amidotransferase subunit GatC has product MALTPTDVNRIAKLAQLELDEQHSAAMLDKLNGIFALAEQMRAVDTEGVPPLAHPLAAHMQVALRLREDVPTEPNRRDEYQQVAPKTEDGLYLVPKVID; this is encoded by the coding sequence ATGGCCCTGACACCCACCGACGTAAACCGTATTGCCAAGCTGGCACAACTGGAATTGGACGAGCAGCATTCCGCGGCGATGCTGGACAAGCTCAATGGCATCTTCGCGCTGGCCGAGCAGATGCGGGCCGTGGATACCGAAGGCGTGCCCCCGCTGGCGCACCCGCTGGCCGCGCACATGCAGGTTGCCCTGCGCCTGCGCGAAGACGTGCCCACCGAACCGAACCGCCGCGACGAATACCAGCAGGTGGCGCCGAAGACCGAGGACGGCCTGTACCTGGTGCCGAAGGTGATCGACTAA
- the gatA gene encoding Asp-tRNA(Asn)/Glu-tRNA(Gln) amidotransferase subunit GatA, translating into MHTKTLKELSALLQSKEISATELATHYLDRIEASDLNAFLHVDRQLTLAQAADADARIAAGNAHALTGVPVAHKDIFVTRGWRSTAGSKMLVDYVSPFDATVVEKLHATGMVHLGKLNCDEFAMGSSNENSAFGAVKNPWDTSAVPGGSSGGSAAAIAARLAPAVTGTDTGGSIRQPASFCGITGIKPTYGRVSRFGMIAFASSLDQGGPMAQTAEDCALLLSAMAGYDERDSTSLTPEQGGVHEDFSRNLNEPLDGLRIGVPKEYFGEGLSADVESAVRAALDQFVKLGATLVDISLPNTALSIPAYYMIAPAEASSNLSRFDGVRYGFRAEGYKDLQDMYRKTRAQGFGPEVQRRIMVGTYVLCHGYYDAYYVKAQKIRRLIADDFAKVLSGPDAVCDVIMGPVAPTVAWDLGSKADDPVANYLADIFTLSTSLAGLPGMSIPAGFGQGDKNASRPVGLQIIGNYFAEAKLLNIAHQFQQATDWHTRAPAGV; encoded by the coding sequence ATCCATACCAAGACCCTCAAAGAACTGTCCGCGCTGCTGCAGTCGAAAGAGATTTCCGCCACCGAGCTGGCGACGCATTACCTCGACCGTATCGAGGCCAGCGACCTGAACGCCTTCCTGCACGTCGACCGCCAGCTCACGCTGGCCCAGGCCGCGGACGCGGATGCCCGCATCGCCGCCGGCAACGCCCATGCGCTGACCGGGGTGCCGGTCGCGCACAAGGATATCTTCGTCACGCGCGGCTGGCGCTCGACCGCCGGCTCGAAAATGCTGGTTGATTACGTAAGCCCGTTCGATGCCACCGTGGTCGAGAAACTGCATGCCACGGGCATGGTACACCTGGGCAAACTCAATTGCGACGAGTTCGCGATGGGTTCGTCGAACGAGAATTCGGCCTTCGGCGCCGTGAAGAATCCATGGGACACCAGCGCGGTGCCGGGCGGCTCGTCCGGCGGTTCGGCCGCCGCCATCGCCGCGCGCCTGGCGCCGGCCGTGACCGGCACCGACACGGGCGGCTCGATCCGCCAGCCCGCCTCGTTCTGCGGCATCACCGGCATCAAGCCCACCTACGGCCGCGTGTCGCGCTTCGGCATGATCGCGTTCGCCTCGTCGCTGGACCAGGGCGGCCCGATGGCGCAGACCGCCGAGGACTGCGCGCTGCTGCTGTCGGCCATGGCCGGCTACGACGAGCGCGACTCCACCAGCCTGACGCCGGAACAGGGCGGCGTGCACGAGGATTTCTCGCGCAACCTGAACGAACCGCTCGATGGACTGCGCATCGGCGTGCCGAAGGAGTATTTCGGCGAAGGCCTGTCGGCGGACGTGGAATCGGCCGTGCGCGCCGCGCTGGACCAGTTCGTGAAGCTGGGCGCCACGCTGGTCGACATCTCGCTGCCGAACACCGCGCTGTCGATCCCCGCCTACTACATGATCGCGCCGGCCGAGGCATCGTCGAACCTGTCGCGCTTCGACGGCGTGCGCTACGGCTTCCGCGCCGAGGGCTACAAGGACCTGCAGGACATGTACCGGAAAACGCGCGCGCAGGGCTTCGGCCCCGAAGTACAGCGCCGCATCATGGTGGGCACCTACGTGCTGTGCCATGGCTATTACGATGCCTACTACGTCAAGGCGCAGAAGATCCGCCGCCTGATCGCCGACGATTTCGCGAAAGTGCTGAGCGGCCCGGATGCCGTGTGCGACGTGATCATGGGCCCGGTGGCCCCGACCGTGGCCTGGGACCTGGGCTCGAAGGCGGACGACCCGGTGGCGAACTACCTGGCCGACATCTTCACGCTGTCGACCAGCCTGGCCGGCCTGCCCGGCATGTCGATCCCGGCCGGCTTCGGCCAGGGCGACAAGAACGCCAGCCGCCCGGTGGGCCTGCAGATCATCGGCAATTACTTCGCCGAGGCGAAGCTGCTCAACATCGCCCACCAGTTCCAGCAGGCGACCGACTGGCACACGCGCGCTCCGGCCGGTGTCTGA
- the gatB gene encoding Asp-tRNA(Asn)/Glu-tRNA(Gln) amidotransferase subunit GatB, translated as MEWEVVIGLENHVQLTTDSKIFSGSPTAFGAAPNTQASPVDLALPGVLPVMNKQAVDRAIRLGLAVGAKIAPQSIFARKNYFYPDLPKGYQISQMDDPVVQGGSLTFGFEKDGKFVTKTVNLTRAHLEEDAGKSLHEDYHGMSGIDLNRAGTPLLEIVSEPEIRSAQEAVAYAKALHGLVMWLGVCDGNMQEGSFRCDVNVSVRPKGQTEFGTRCEIKNLNSFRFIEEAVNVEVRRQIELIEDGGKVVQATRLYDPDRKETREMRSKEDAQDYRYFPDPDLPPLAISEEWIERVKASMPELPAVMRERFVNEYKLPEYDSLVLTSSKAMATYFEAVVAAAGRENAKAAANWLMGDVSSTLNRNDVDIADAPVKPAQLAGMLKRIADGTISNKAAKEVFQALWEANSDDASLVDAIIKDKDLGQVSDTGALEAIVDEVLANNAKSVEQYRAGKEAAINALIGQAMKASKGKANPAQLTELLKAKLAG; from the coding sequence ATGGAATGGGAAGTCGTCATCGGTCTCGAGAACCACGTGCAGCTCACGACCGATTCGAAAATCTTCAGCGGCTCGCCGACGGCGTTCGGCGCCGCGCCGAACACGCAGGCCAGCCCGGTGGACCTGGCGCTGCCGGGCGTGCTGCCGGTGATGAACAAGCAGGCCGTGGACCGGGCGATCCGCCTCGGCCTGGCCGTGGGCGCGAAAATCGCGCCGCAATCGATCTTCGCGCGCAAGAACTATTTTTATCCCGACCTGCCGAAGGGTTACCAGATCAGCCAGATGGACGACCCGGTCGTGCAGGGCGGCTCGCTGACGTTCGGCTTTGAAAAGGACGGCAAGTTCGTCACCAAGACCGTGAACCTGACGCGCGCCCACCTTGAAGAGGACGCCGGCAAGTCGCTGCACGAGGATTACCACGGCATGTCCGGCATCGACCTGAACCGCGCCGGCACGCCGCTGCTGGAGATCGTGTCCGAACCGGAGATCCGCTCGGCGCAGGAAGCGGTGGCGTATGCGAAGGCGCTGCACGGCCTGGTGATGTGGCTGGGCGTTTGCGACGGCAACATGCAGGAAGGCTCGTTCCGCTGCGACGTCAACGTTTCCGTGCGGCCGAAAGGACAAACGGAATTCGGCACGCGCTGCGAGATCAAGAACCTGAACTCTTTCCGTTTCATCGAGGAAGCCGTGAACGTGGAAGTGCGCCGCCAGATCGAACTGATCGAGGATGGCGGCAAGGTGGTGCAGGCCACGCGCCTGTACGACCCGGATCGCAAGGAAACACGCGAGATGCGCAGCAAGGAAGACGCGCAGGATTACCGCTACTTCCCCGACCCGGACCTGCCGCCGCTGGCGATCTCCGAGGAATGGATCGAGCGCGTGAAGGCATCGATGCCGGAACTGCCGGCCGTGATGCGCGAGCGCTTCGTGAACGAGTACAAGCTGCCGGAATACGATTCGCTGGTGCTCACGTCGTCCAAGGCGATGGCCACGTACTTCGAAGCCGTGGTGGCGGCAGCGGGCCGGGAGAACGCCAAGGCGGCCGCCAACTGGCTGATGGGCGACGTGTCGTCCACGCTGAACCGCAACGATGTCGATATCGCGGATGCCCCGGTGAAACCGGCGCAACTGGCCGGCATGCTCAAGCGCATCGCCGACGGCACGATCTCGAACAAGGCGGCCAAGGAAGTCTTCCAGGCATTGTGGGAAGCGAACTCGGACGACGCGAGCCTGGTCGATGCCATCATCAAGGACAAGGACCTGGGACAGGTCTCGGATACCGGCGCGCTGGAAGCCATCGTCGACGAAGTGCTCGCGAACAACGCCAAGTCGGTCGAGCAATATCGCGCCGGCAAGGAAGCGGCGATCAACGCGCTGATCGGCCAGGCGATGAAGGCATCCAAGGGCAAGGCCAATCCAGCCCAACTGACCGAGCTGCTGAAGGCCAAGCTGGCGGGTTGA
- a CDS encoding DUF1176 domain-containing protein, whose translation MRILVTALLAVATLPAFAGQPAGIHFTHNDWEVACDNTRTCRAAGYQADDASTPAISVLLEREAGPARPVTATLKIGTYDETAPLPKAGTVAMQVNGRALGPVKIDREAMTGVLTAAQTQALLAAVSGTGTVQWTDGSHAWTLSGKGAAAVLLKMDEFQGRLGTTGALMRKGNKAEDAVPVSLPMPEVSPASAGSTEVALPPAARAALLRELRGTLKADECNAFAPEQLAVLRLNTGKLLVQAPCWTGAYNEGTGYWVADKAAPFNPVLVTTGGSDYAAGTISSSQKGRGLGDCWATREWVWDGRRFALTQAATTGMCRLVAAGGAWHLPTFVARVTRGAR comes from the coding sequence ATGAGAATCCTCGTCACCGCGCTGCTGGCCGTTGCCACCCTGCCCGCCTTCGCCGGACAGCCGGCCGGCATTCATTTCACCCACAACGACTGGGAAGTCGCCTGCGACAACACGCGCACCTGCCGCGCCGCCGGTTACCAGGCCGACGATGCATCCACGCCGGCCATTTCCGTATTGCTGGAGCGTGAGGCGGGCCCGGCCCGGCCCGTGACGGCAACGCTGAAGATCGGCACCTATGATGAAACGGCGCCGCTGCCGAAGGCCGGCACGGTGGCGATGCAGGTGAACGGCCGCGCGCTGGGCCCGGTAAAGATCGACCGCGAAGCGATGACGGGCGTGCTGACGGCCGCGCAGACGCAGGCGCTGCTGGCGGCGGTATCCGGCACCGGCACCGTGCAATGGACCGATGGCAGCCACGCGTGGACGCTGTCCGGCAAGGGTGCCGCCGCCGTGCTGCTGAAGATGGACGAGTTCCAGGGCCGCCTCGGCACCACGGGCGCCTTGATGCGCAAGGGGAACAAGGCCGAAGACGCCGTGCCGGTGTCGCTGCCGATGCCTGAAGTGTCGCCGGCATCGGCCGGTTCCACCGAGGTGGCCCTGCCGCCGGCGGCGCGCGCGGCGCTGCTGCGCGAACTGCGCGGCACGCTCAAGGCCGACGAATGCAACGCGTTCGCGCCGGAGCAGCTGGCGGTGCTGCGCCTGAACACCGGCAAGCTGCTGGTGCAGGCGCCCTGCTGGACCGGCGCCTACAACGAAGGCACCGGCTACTGGGTCGCCGACAAGGCGGCGCCGTTCAATCCCGTGCTGGTGACGACGGGCGGCAGCGACTATGCGGCCGGCACGATCTCGTCGTCGCAGAAAGGCCGCGGCCTTGGCGACTGCTGGGCCACCAGGGAATGGGTATGGGACGGCCGCCGCTTCGCGCTGACGCAGGCGGCCACCACCGGCATGTGCCGGCTCGTGGCGGCAGGCGGCGCATGGCACCTGCCCACCTTCGTGGCGCGGGTCACGCGCGGGGCGCGCTGA
- a CDS encoding pyridoxamine 5'-phosphate oxidase family protein: MDSINRNQPEHNHQDLAGQEAVKRIRHIVDDAESCFLVSSGTDARPMSVLDADELGNLWFMSAADSHKNAEIAADPKVRLYFQASKHAGFLYLDGIATISRDPERIRELWSPELATWFTEGLGDPRITLIRVVPIDGYYWDNKHGNLVAGLKIMVGAAIGKTLDDSIEGRVAP; the protein is encoded by the coding sequence ATGGATTCCATCAATCGCAATCAGCCGGAACACAATCACCAGGACCTGGCCGGGCAGGAAGCGGTCAAGCGCATCAGGCATATCGTGGACGACGCGGAAAGCTGTTTTCTTGTCAGCAGCGGCACCGATGCGCGGCCGATGTCGGTGCTCGATGCCGACGAGCTGGGCAACCTGTGGTTCATGAGCGCCGCCGACAGCCACAAGAATGCCGAGATCGCGGCGGACCCGAAAGTGCGCCTGTATTTCCAGGCGTCCAAGCACGCCGGATTCCTTTACCTGGACGGCATCGCCACGATCTCGCGCGATCCCGAACGGATCCGGGAGCTGTGGAGCCCGGAACTGGCCACGTGGTTCACGGAAGGGCTGGGCGACCCGCGCATCACGCTGATCCGCGTGGTGCCCATCGACGGGTACTACTGGGACAACAAGCACGGCAACCTGGTTGCCGGCCTGAAGATCATGGTGGGGGCCGCGATCGGCAAGACGCTCGACGATTCGATCGAAGGGCGCGTGGCGCCGTGA
- a CDS encoding alpha/beta fold hydrolase — protein MRFAEDRLDSCPGRAGARRIVHVWEPAAPSAGPVAILLALHGGMAHGGDWVAPALYFRERGIATVAIDLCGHGAARRADIPDFGIFVEETGLFLDWVRARYPGIPVFIIAHSMGGLIATKFGLAGGDGVAGFIFSSPYYVNAVAVPATLQKLSGVLAKLAPTMKVPLAPLTDVLTHDPAITARHHRDEADGIRASEITVRFGHALQQAQRGLSLAGWRHPLYVVLAGQDRLADTNAAVRLLRGVPQHLLTCRVEPGNRHENFNELNRNDIFAGIAAWIAGTLESRSPGT, from the coding sequence ATGCGCTTCGCCGAAGACAGGCTCGATTCGTGCCCCGGCCGTGCCGGCGCACGGCGCATCGTGCATGTCTGGGAGCCGGCCGCGCCTTCGGCCGGGCCTGTCGCCATCCTGCTGGCGCTGCATGGCGGCATGGCCCATGGGGGCGACTGGGTCGCGCCGGCGCTGTACTTCCGCGAACGCGGCATCGCCACGGTTGCCATCGACCTGTGCGGCCATGGCGCCGCCCGGCGCGCGGACATTCCCGATTTCGGCATCTTCGTCGAAGAAACCGGCCTGTTCCTCGACTGGGTGCGGGCACGCTACCCCGGCATTCCCGTGTTCATCATCGCCCACTCGATGGGCGGCCTGATCGCCACGAAGTTCGGGCTGGCGGGCGGCGATGGCGTCGCCGGCTTCATCTTTTCATCGCCGTATTACGTGAACGCGGTTGCCGTGCCGGCCACGCTGCAAAAGCTGTCCGGCGTGCTGGCGAAGCTGGCGCCCACGATGAAGGTGCCGCTGGCGCCGCTGACCGACGTGCTGACGCACGATCCGGCGATCACCGCGCGCCACCACCGCGACGAGGCGGACGGCATCCGCGCCAGCGAGATCACCGTGCGCTTCGGGCACGCGCTTCAACAGGCGCAGCGCGGCCTGTCGCTGGCGGGATGGCGGCACCCGCTATATGTCGTGCTGGCGGGGCAGGATCGACTGGCCGATACGAACGCTGCCGTGCGGCTGCTCCGCGGCGTGCCGCAACACCTGCTGACCTGCCGTGTCGAGCCGGGCAACCGCCACGAGAATTTCAACGAGCTGAACCGCAATGACATCTTCGCGGGGATCGCCGCGTGGATCGCCGGTACGCTGGAGAGCCGTTCGCCTGGTACCTGA
- the pyrE gene encoding orotate phosphoribosyltransferase gives MNNLRQQFIAFSVSAGVLKFGQFTTKAGRQSPYFFNAGLFHDGATLAKVADFYAQTLLDSGVDFDMLFGPAYKGITLASATAMALAAKGRNTSFAYNRKEAKDHGEGGTLVGAKLQGKVVIVDDVISAGTSVRESVEMIRNAGAEPCAVLIALDRMERGGKDGQLSALSAVQEVSQNYGIPVISIGNLADLFGYLSTDPALAQSKDAVAAYRDRYGIA, from the coding sequence ATGAATAATTTGAGGCAACAGTTTATCGCGTTTTCCGTCTCGGCGGGAGTGCTGAAATTCGGCCAGTTCACCACCAAGGCGGGGCGCCAGTCGCCGTATTTCTTCAACGCGGGCCTGTTCCACGACGGTGCCACGCTGGCGAAAGTGGCCGACTTCTATGCGCAGACGCTGCTCGATTCCGGCGTGGATTTCGACATGCTGTTCGGCCCCGCCTACAAGGGCATCACGCTGGCCTCGGCCACGGCGATGGCGCTGGCCGCGAAGGGCCGCAATACGTCGTTCGCGTATAACCGCAAGGAAGCGAAAGACCACGGCGAGGGTGGCACGCTGGTGGGCGCGAAGCTGCAGGGCAAGGTGGTGATCGTCGACGACGTGATTTCGGCCGGCACCTCGGTGCGCGAATCGGTGGAAATGATCCGCAATGCCGGCGCCGAGCCATGCGCCGTGCTGATCGCGCTGGACCGGATGGAGCGGGGCGGCAAGGATGGCCAGCTGTCGGCGCTTTCCGCGGTACAGGAAGTCAGCCAGAACTATGGCATTCCCGTCATCTCGATCGGCAACCTGGCCGACCTGTTCGGCTACCTGTCCACCGATCCCGCACTGGCGCAATCGAAGGACGCGGTGGCGGCCTACCGAGACCGGTACGGCATCGCCTGA
- a CDS encoding exodeoxyribonuclease III, with translation MPKIISANLNGIRSAAKKGFFDWMGTQSADFICVQELKCQASDMTDAFRNPHGYHGHFHYAEKKGYSGTGVYSKIEPDAVKIGFGSPEFDAEGRYVRCDFGDLTIISVYCPSGSSSPERQLAKFRFMELFLPHLMELRAEGREVVICGDWNIAHKEIDLKNWKGNRKNSGFLPEERAWLTRIFDECGYVDVHRGIDPRPEQYTWWSNRGQAYAKNVGWRIDYHVATPGIAKCAQEVSVYKDVKFSDHAPLIIQYVR, from the coding sequence ATGCCAAAGATCATTTCCGCCAACCTCAATGGCATCCGCTCCGCCGCCAAGAAGGGCTTTTTCGACTGGATGGGCACGCAGTCCGCCGATTTCATCTGCGTGCAGGAGCTCAAGTGCCAGGCCAGCGACATGACGGATGCGTTCCGCAATCCGCACGGCTACCATGGCCATTTCCATTATGCCGAGAAGAAGGGCTACTCGGGCACCGGCGTCTACAGCAAGATTGAACCGGATGCCGTGAAGATCGGCTTCGGCAGCCCCGAGTTCGATGCCGAGGGCCGCTACGTGCGCTGCGATTTCGGCGACCTGACGATCATTTCCGTATATTGCCCGTCCGGCTCCTCATCGCCCGAACGCCAGCTGGCCAAGTTCCGCTTCATGGAACTGTTCCTGCCCCACCTGATGGAATTGCGCGCGGAAGGCCGCGAAGTCGTCATCTGCGGCGACTGGAACATCGCCCACAAGGAAATCGACCTGAAGAACTGGAAGGGCAATCGGAAAAATTCCGGCTTCCTGCCGGAGGAACGGGCATGGCTGACCCGCATCTTCGACGAATGCGGCTACGTGGATGTGCACCGCGGCATCGATCCGCGCCCGGAACAGTACACGTGGTGGAGCAACCGCGGCCAGGCCTACGCCAAGAACGTGGGCTGGCGCATCGATTACCACGTGGCCACCCCCGGCATCGCCAAGTGTGCGCAGGAAGTGTCGGTCTACAAGGATGTGAAGTTTTCCGATCACGCGCCGCTGATCATCCAGTACGTGCGCTGA